The Streptomyces kanamyceticus DNA segment AGCCTCCGCCTTCCTGGAGGCGGGGACCAAAGGCCTCTCCGTCCCCGACACGTGGGACGGCATGGGCATGCGGGCCTCCGCCAGCTCCGAGGTCGTCTTCGACGACTGCCCGGTCCCCGAGGACGACCTGTTCCTGCGCGGCCCCGTCGACGAGGTCAACCACGCGGCGATGGCGGGCCAGACCGTCAGTTCCATCGGTCTGCTCGGCGTGTACGCGGGCATCGCCCAGTCCGCCCGCGACATCGCCGTCGCCGGTCTCAAGCGCCGCGGCGGTACTCCGGCCGCCGCGGTCCGCACGACGGTCGCCGAACTGGACGTCAAGCTCTACTCCCTGCGCACCGCGCTCGGCGCGGCACTGCTGCACACCGACCACCACGCGGCGCGGACCGCCGACGACCCGGCCGAACGCGGCTTGCGGATGATCGCGCCGTTCCAGTACGCCAAGCTCGTGGTCAACCGGAACGCGGCCGCCGTCGTCGAGGACTGCATGACCCTCGCCGGTGGGGCCTCCTTCACCGCGGGCCACCCCCTGGCCCGCCGCTACCGGGACGTGCGCGCCGGATGGTTCATGCAGCCCTTCACCTACGCCGACGCCGTCGACCACCTGAGCGCCCGCGCCCTGGACCTGGAGTCCTGACCGACGGCACGGACGGAGGGCCCCGGGAGCGCGACGCTCCCGGGGCCCTCGGACGTCCCACCGGTCAGCCGGTGATGAGCGGGAACACCTTCTCGTCGTCCAGCGGCTGCCCCGGCCGCAGATGGGAGAGGTACTCGTCCATCACCCCCGGCAGATAGGTCGTTCCGGCGTCCATGAAGATCACGCCGTGGCCCACCCGCCGCTCGTCGGTGAGGTTGGCACCGGCCATGTGGATCGTCCGGCAGTGGTGGAACGCGACGTCCCCGGCGCGCAGCGGCACGGTCACCCGCGGCTGCCAGGGATAGTCGGGCCACACCTCCTCGGCGGACTTGAAGTGCTCGAAACTGGTCATGTGCACCAGCCGCTCCGAGGCCTTGCGCAGGTGTGAGCCGGGGATGTAGCTCAGGCAGCCCCGTTCCACCGGTACGTCGACCAGCGCGATCCAGGCGGTCAGCGTCAACGACAGGTTGTCCATCGGTAACCCGGCCTCGTCGTCGTGGACCAGGGTCGGCGGTGCGTCGCGGGGCTCCTTCACCAGGACTTCGCTGCTGTAGAGCCGCAGCGGGCCGCCGGCCAGCCGGCCGGCGATGCCGGTGAGGCCGGGATGCAGGGCGAGTTGCCGCAGCGTCTCGTCCTTGCGCCAGGCCTGCGTCACGTAGTTGACCTCGACCTGGGCGCCGTCGTCGCCGCCCGCCCAGATCTCCATGTCACGCTCCAGGATCCGCTCGGCGGCCGCCCGGTAGGTGGCCACTTCCTCCGCCGAGAGCACTTGGGGCACGTGGACGAAGCCTTCGTCGCGATATCGGCAGACCGTGTCCTCGGACAGGTTCTCGGGCGTGGTCAGTTCGCTCAGGTGCGGCATGTCACGGCTTCCTTGTGGTCGGGCTCCGGCTGTCCGGAGCGAGGTGTCAGGCGGCGCGGGGCCGGGTGAGCGCACCCGTGAACAGGCCCCGGCCGCCGTGCAGTTCGGGGGTGTACTCGACGGTGAGACCGGCCCCGGTGAACGCCGCTTCGTACTGCTCACGGGTGAACAGCGTGATCAGATGCGTCTCGTCGAAGTGCCGGACACCCGACTCCGCGTCCGCGACGAGGTAGTGCACCTCCATCCGTGACGCGTTCCCCGCGCGCACCGCGTGTGACACCCGGGCCAGCGTCCTGCCCCGCGCGGTGGCGGTGCCGCTCGACACATAGCCGTCGAGGAACGTGTCGGGGAACCACCAGGGGTCGATCGCGACCACCCCGCCGGGGACCAGGTGCCGGGCGAACCGGCGGAGCGCGGCGTTCAGTTCGGCGGTGTCGGCGAGATAGCCGATCGAGCCGAACATGCAGGTGATCGCGGAGTAGGAGGCGCCGATCGCGAAGTCGCGCATGTCGCCGCCGTGCACGCTCACTCCGGGGAGCCGCCGACGCGCGGCCGCGGCCATCGGCTCGGACAGCTCCAAGCCCTCGACGCGGGCGAACTCCTTGCGGAAGTGCTGGAGATGGGCGCCGGTGCCGCAGGCCACGTCGAGCAGCGAATCGGCGTTCGGGAGCAGGGTCCTGACGCGCCAGGCGATCTCCTCCGCCTCGTCGCCGTAGTCCTTGCCCTTGCCCTGGTGCAGCAGTTCGTAGATCTCGCTGGCTTCCGTGCCGTACAAAGCGACTCCTCATGGCCTCACCGCAGCCGCGCCCGGCTGGTCCTGTCCGTCTCATCGTCCGAACAGGGGCTAGAGGGCCCGCCGAGACCCGGTGGAGGCGCCGCGGGTCGAGCCGTCGTCGACATGGCTGCGAGAGCCGGTCGGCAGGCTGTTCACCATGACGAGCTGCCGTATTTGTGGCGGCCGACTTCACGAGTTCGGTGATTTCGGCACGCAGCCGCTGTCCAGCGGGTTCCTCGAACCCGACTACATCGGGGACGAGTACTTCTTCCGGCTCGCACTGGGCGTATGCGCCTCGTGCGGCATGGTCCAACTCATGGAGGAGGTACCGCGGCATCTGATGTTCAACGGGCACTACCCGTATCTGTCGTCAGGGTCCTCGGTCATGAGGAAGCACTTCGAGCAGACCGCCCAGTACTTCCTGAAGACGGAGCTGACGTCCCCCGACTCCTTCGCGGTCGAACTCGGCTGCAACGACGGCATCATGCTCAAGGCCCTCGCCGAGGCGGGCGTACGGCACCTGGGCGTGGAGCCGTCCGAGAGCGTCGCCGACATCGCCCGCAGGCTCGGCATCCGCGTGACGACCGAGTTCTTCCAGGAATCCACCGCCACCGAGATCCGCGAGGCCGAGGGCCCGGCCCAGCTGATCTACGCGGCGAACACCATCTGCCACATCCCGTACATGGACTCGATCTTCCGCGGCGTCGACGCCCTGCTCGCCCCGGACGGCGTCTTCGTCTTCGAGGACCCCTACCTCGCCGACATCGTCGAGAAGACCTCCTACGACCAGATCTACGACGAGCACTACTACTTCTTCAGCGTCACCTCCGTGGCGGCGATGGCCGAACGGTTCGGCTTCGAGCTGGTCAACGCCGAACGCCTGGAGGTCCACGGCGGCGAGGTCCGCTACACGATCGCCCGAAAGGGCCGCCGCACTCCCGACCCTTCGGTCGCGGAGCTGCTCGCCGAGGAGAAGGCGAAGCGGCTCACCCGGCTGGACACGCTGAAGGCGTTCTTCGGGCAGGTCGAGCGCTCCCGCGACGATCTGGTGAGCCTGCTGAGGAAACTCAGGGCGGAGGGGCGCACGGTCGTCGGATACGGCGCCACCGCCAAGAGCGCCACCGTGGCCAACTACTGCGGCATCGGCCCCGATCTGGTGTCCTTCGTCTCCGACACCACGCCGAACAAACAGGGGCGCCTCACCCCCGGCTCCCACATCCCGGTGCGCCCCCGCGAGGCGTTCGAGAACCCGTATCCCGACTACGCGCTGCTCTTCGCCTGGAACCACTCCGAGGAGATCATCGCGAAGGAGACCCGGTTCCGTGAGGCGGGCGGGAAGTGGATCCTCTACGTCCCGCACGTCCGCGTGGTCTGAGTGGTCTGAGTGGTCTGAGTGCAAGGTCAGTACGGGCACGAGCACGCGCACGGGCAGGGATCGCTCCCTCTCCGTGCGCGTGCTCGTGCGGGTCGAAGCGTCCCGCGGGTCAGAACACGCTGACGTATCCGCTGCCCTGCTGGGCATGGCCCTCGACGAGGGCGGATCGCAGGTGTCCGTGCCGCTCGGGGAGCCCTCCGCGCTGCTCCCCGATCCCGCCGCGCGGGTGCGGGGCGAGTGTGGCGTCGAGCCGCGACCGGGCGTACTTCCAGGTCAGCGGAGGGTAGGCGAAGTGGGCGTCGTGGTGGTCGTAGCGGACGATCCGGATGAGGTAGCAGTTGACGAAGCTGTTGAGCACGAGCTCCACCCTGGGCAGCTCCCAGCCCAGGAGCCGGGCCGCGGCGTCCGCGGTGAACGCCTCGGCGGGGAGCATGGTGAGCAGCCGGAACACGGCCTGCTCGTCGCGGGTGAGCCGTCCGTACGCCGTGTCGAACCCGGCCTTCACGTCGAGATCGCCGAGCCGCAGCTCGGCCAGGAAGTCCCGGGAGCGGGCGAGTTGGTCGGCGACGCGGGTCAGCGGCAGACCCGGCATGGCGGCGAGCCGACCCCCGATGCACCGCAGCGCGAGCGGCAGTCCGTCGCCCAGCGCCACCAGCCGGTCGGCGGCCTCCGGCTCCTTCTCCAGGCGCTGCCGCCCGATCAGGGAGGCCAGCAGGTCGAGGCCCTGCGGGCAGGCGAGCGCGTCGAGGTCGACGTGCTGCGCCCCGGCCAGACCGGGCAGCCGCTGCCGACTGGTCAGGATCACGGCGCACTGGGCGCCGCCCGGCAGCAGCGGGCGCACGTCCGCGGACGACGAGGCGTCGTCGAGGACGAGCAGCAGACGCCGGGAGGCCGTCGTCGACCGAAGCAACTTGCTGCGCTCCTCCAGGCCCTCGGGGATCAGGCTGTCCGGCACCCCCAGGGAGTGCAGGAATTCGTGGAGGACCTCCCTGATGTCCCTGGGGGCGGCCGAGGATCCGTTCAGGTGGACGTGGAGCTGACCGTCCTGGAACCGGTGGCGCAGTTGGTGGGCCAGATGGACCGCGAGGGCGGTCTTGCCCACCCCGGGCATCCCCGCGATCACCGCGACCCGGCTCGCCGTGCCGTGCGGCTCGGCAGGGGTCAGATGCGCGCCGAGCCGCTCGACGAGACCGGTGCGTCCGGTGAAGTCGGCGACATCGGCCGGGAGTTCGGCGGGGACGGTGAGCTGCGGGGTCCCGTTGCCTTCGGCCGCCCCGGGGGTCGGTGCGGACCGGTCGGCGGGCTCGGGTGCGGGCTCCGGCTCCTGGCCGGGGGAGCGGGGCGGGGCGGTGTCGGTGTGCCGGGCTCCGTTGCCGGGGGAGGCGCCGGGGTTTCGCTCGGTCGCGGGGCGCTCGGGCGGGTGGTGTTCGGCCGTGTGCCGCTCGGCCGCATGGCGCGCGGCGCCCGACGAGGGGGCGAGCCGGACGGTCTGCCGGGCTTCCAGCGGCGGACCGATGGGGGCGTCCGCGAGCAGCGCCTGGTGGAGCTGACGCAGTTCCTCACCGGGTTCGAGGCCCAGGTCCTCGATCATGTTGCGTCTTAGTAGCCGGAAGATCTCCAGCGCCTCGTGCCGCCGTCCCGACCGGTGCAGCGCGATCATCAGGGACGCGTGCAGGTGCTCGTGCAGGGGGTGGGTGAGCACGAGGGATTTCAGCTCGCTCACCAATTCGCGGTGGTGGCCGAGCCTGAGGTCGGCCTCTATGCGCAACTCCAGGGTGCGGGACCTGAATTCCTCGAGCCGGGTGGCGTACGAGGAGAGGAGTCCGCCTTGGTCCACATCGACCAGGGCCGGTG contains these protein-coding regions:
- a CDS encoding acyl-CoA dehydrogenase family protein; its protein translation is MISEVGVTLPHLADLGAPVTPEGRQLLDVLDRHLPRIAEAADTHDRPGTFPTEVFHALRADGVLSATVPREFGGGGVSSVHDLTLAVMRVAEADAATALCLHMQLCRGITMAYELRHATPAGQALAERVLWLMGTGGALIGGALKDAGQVTDLRPDGDGGWLLAGRKILVSMAPVATHFVVATRTRPDSGPARGASAFLEAGTKGLSVPDTWDGMGMRASASSEVVFDDCPVPEDDLFLRGPVDEVNHAAMAGQTVSSIGLLGVYAGIAQSARDIAVAGLKRRGGTPAAAVRTTVAELDVKLYSLRTALGAALLHTDHHAARTADDPAERGLRMIAPFQYAKLVVNRNAAAVVEDCMTLAGGASFTAGHPLARRYRDVRAGWFMQPFTYADAVDHLSARALDLES
- a CDS encoding phytanoyl-CoA dioxygenase family protein; its protein translation is MPHLSELTTPENLSEDTVCRYRDEGFVHVPQVLSAEEVATYRAAAERILERDMEIWAGGDDGAQVEVNYVTQAWRKDETLRQLALHPGLTGIAGRLAGGPLRLYSSEVLVKEPRDAPPTLVHDDEAGLPMDNLSLTLTAWIALVDVPVERGCLSYIPGSHLRKASERLVHMTSFEHFKSAEEVWPDYPWQPRVTVPLRAGDVAFHHCRTIHMAGANLTDERRVGHGVIFMDAGTTYLPGVMDEYLSHLRPGQPLDDEKVFPLITG
- a CDS encoding class I SAM-dependent DNA methyltransferase — its product is MYGTEASEIYELLHQGKGKDYGDEAEEIAWRVRTLLPNADSLLDVACGTGAHLQHFRKEFARVEGLELSEPMAAAARRRLPGVSVHGGDMRDFAIGASYSAITCMFGSIGYLADTAELNAALRRFARHLVPGGVVAIDPWWFPDTFLDGYVSSGTATARGRTLARVSHAVRAGNASRMEVHYLVADAESGVRHFDETHLITLFTREQYEAAFTGAGLTVEYTPELHGGRGLFTGALTRPRAA
- a CDS encoding class I SAM-dependent methyltransferase, whose translation is MTSCRICGGRLHEFGDFGTQPLSSGFLEPDYIGDEYFFRLALGVCASCGMVQLMEEVPRHLMFNGHYPYLSSGSSVMRKHFEQTAQYFLKTELTSPDSFAVELGCNDGIMLKALAEAGVRHLGVEPSESVADIARRLGIRVTTEFFQESTATEIREAEGPAQLIYAANTICHIPYMDSIFRGVDALLAPDGVFVFEDPYLADIVEKTSYDQIYDEHYYFFSVTSVAAMAERFGFELVNAERLEVHGGEVRYTIARKGRRTPDPSVAELLAEEKAKRLTRLDTLKAFFGQVERSRDDLVSLLRKLRAEGRTVVGYGATAKSATVANYCGIGPDLVSFVSDTTPNKQGRLTPGSHIPVRPREAFENPYPDYALLFAWNHSEEIIAKETRFREAGGKWILYVPHVRVV
- a CDS encoding AfsR/SARP family transcriptional regulator, which translates into the protein MEFRVLGPLEMLDEGRNVAPTAPKPRQVIALLIMRRNAVVQTTELIDELWEGGPPVSALTTLQTYVYKLRKILMLHGGKELLHTRPGGYVLEIPNTSIDLHRVEHAASEGQASLENGNPTRALEILTEALAAWRAPALVDVDQGGLLSSYATRLEEFRSRTLELRIEADLRLGHHRELVSELKSLVLTHPLHEHLHASLMIALHRSGRRHEALEIFRLLRRNMIEDLGLEPGEELRQLHQALLADAPIGPPLEARQTVRLAPSSGAARHAAERHTAEHHPPERPATERNPGASPGNGARHTDTAPPRSPGQEPEPAPEPADRSAPTPGAAEGNGTPQLTVPAELPADVADFTGRTGLVERLGAHLTPAEPHGTASRVAVIAGMPGVGKTALAVHLAHQLRHRFQDGQLHVHLNGSSAAPRDIREVLHEFLHSLGVPDSLIPEGLEERSKLLRSTTASRRLLLVLDDASSSADVRPLLPGGAQCAVILTSRQRLPGLAGAQHVDLDALACPQGLDLLASLIGRQRLEKEPEAADRLVALGDGLPLALRCIGGRLAAMPGLPLTRVADQLARSRDFLAELRLGDLDVKAGFDTAYGRLTRDEQAVFRLLTMLPAEAFTADAAARLLGWELPRVELVLNSFVNCYLIRIVRYDHHDAHFAYPPLTWKYARSRLDATLAPHPRGGIGEQRGGLPERHGHLRSALVEGHAQQGSGYVSVF